DNA sequence from the Acidobacteriota bacterium genome:
CCGGTGACGATGAGCGGGTTCTGGTGCTCTTCCCCCAACTGCCGCCAGTAGCTGACGTTGGCGAAGATGTGCTCGAACGACTCGAGGTCCTCTTCGCTCAACTCGGCTCGCTCGTCGTCGCTGAGCGGGAGATCGTCGGCGCCGCGCTGCACGTCGCCGTCACCGTTGCCGTTTCCGTTGCCATCTCCGTTGCCGTTGAACCCGCCGCCCTGCATCTCCGCGACGGCGAGCAGATCGAGCACCTCGGCGTCGATGACCTCGAGGCGCGATTCCGAGCGCAACTGGCTCCGGAGCAGCCGCGACGTTTCCAGGTTCGCGTCCACGTCCTCGCTGCCTCCCGCGAGGAAGCCGGCCACCAGGATCCGCTGGAAACGCCCGACATCCAGCTTCGGCTGGAGCGGGGTCTCAATCGGAACCTCGAAGTAGCTCGTGCAGGCCGTGGCGGAGAGCAGCAGGAACGCGCTACCGGTCGCCTTCCAGAATGCGGTCATGGATTTCCCTGAAGAGATCGTAGTTCTGCTGGATGTTGATGTTGTCCGGCTCGAGATCGAGCGCTCTCTCGTACGCGTCGAGCGCCTCATCGAACTCTCCCTTCTGCTCATAGGCAATCCCGAGATTGTTCCACGCGGCGGCATAGCTCGGGTCGATGTCGGTCGCCCGCTTCCAGCGATACTCGGCCTCCTCCCAGAGGCCGGCCCGAGCGACCGCGATGCCGAACTCAACCTGCGCCGTGGCGTCGTCCCGTTCGTCCGCGATGGCGGCGGGAGTGAGCGCCAGCAATAGCGCGAGGGTGAGGAAGGCTTTCATCGTTCCCAGCGCGTCGATTCTCACCAAGACACAGCCCCCGAACGAAGCGCCTGATCGAATATAGCGGCCTATCGCAGCCGGTTGCAAGTAAAGTCGGCGTCCGGATCGCGGCGGGGGGCACGCCGCCGCGCTGACGTTCCGTCCTGGCAAGGATCTTGCACCGACGGAATGGACATGACAAGGGGCGCCAACCTCGTCGCAACGGTCGTTCTGTCGCTCTTTCTGACGCGCACCCGTTTGCGCAAGGCCTTGCTGACGCACGCCACGGAGGACGGAAGCGCCGCGCTGTCGGGCGATCAGCGCCGTGGCGTCGATCTCGCCGGCCTCACCGAGCAACTGCCCAGGCTGCCAGGGCCACTGGCCAGGGAGCGGGAAGCCTGCCGAAAACAGGCGGTCCGGTTTCTCGAGACCGCGGCAGCGGGCGGCTTCGTGCCGGTCACGTGGGACGATCCGGCCTTTCCGGCGCATCTGACGGCACTCGAGGATCGGCCGGCGGTGCTCTGGTTGCGGGGCGACCGCTCCGCCCTGGATCGCCCCGCGGTCGCCATCGTCGGGTCGCGCAGGGCCTCCCCCTACGCGGTGCAGGTGGCGGAGCAACTGGCGGCTGAGGTCAGCCGCCATGGCGTGACGGTCGTCAGTGGTCTCGCCCGCGGCGTCGACGCGGCGGCCCACCGGGGAGCGCTCGCCGGCCCGGGCTCGACCGTGGCGGTGGTCGGCTCGGGCGTCGACGTCGTCTACCCGTCGGAGCACGCCGCCCTGGCCGACCGGATCGCCGGCACGGCGGGAAGCGCCGTAGTCAGCGAACTGCCGCCGGGCACGCCGCCGCTACGGCATCACTTTCCGCGGCGGAACCGGTTGATAAGCGGAATGTCACGCGGAGTCGTCATTGTCGAGGCGACATTCCGGAGCGGATCGCTCATCACGGCGCGTTGCGCGGCCGAACAGGGGCGCGACGTGATGGCGGTGCCGGGCAACGTGCTGAGCGGCCGGAGCCGCGGCGCCCACGCCCTGATCCGGGACGGCGCGAAGATCGTCGAGACGGCGGACGATATTCTTGAAGAATTGGGCATGCCGGCGGTGGCCGCCGATGAGGCGCAGGCAGCGACACGGTCGGCGGAGGGACAACCGTTCGCTCGGGGACTGGACCCCGTCTTGGGCCGGATGGACCCGGGCGAGGCGTACTCCGTGGACGAGTTGGCGGAACAGAGCGGGATGGACGGCGTGGCGCTGCTTCGGAAGCTCACGGACCTCGAGATCGAGGGTCGCGTTCTTCGGGTCGCCAACGGCCGGTTCGTGCGGACACCCGACAGGATGCTAACGTAACGCCGGTTCGCGGCCGCCAGGTGGCTGGCCGGCCGCCGCCGTCACAGGAGGAGCATGGCGAGATCGCTGGTAATCGTGGAATCCCCGGCCAAGGCCCGGACGATCAACAGATACCTGGGACGCGACTACCTCGTGAAGTCGAGCGTCGGGCACGTCCGCGACCTGCCGGTCAGCGGCCGGGGGCGTGCGGGCGGGGCGGAGTCGGCCAACGGCGGCAAACCGGCGGCCAGTGGCAAGAAGCGTAGAACTGCCGCCCAGCGGGCGAAGCAGCAGCGCCGGCAGCTCGTTCGGCGTATGGGAGTCGATCCGGACCACGGCTGGAGCGCCACCTACGAGGTGGTTCCCGGCAAGGAGAAGGTGGTCCGCGACCTCAAGAAACTCGCGGAGACGTCGGACGACGTGTACCTCGCGACCGACCTCGATCGCGAGGGCGAGGCGATCGCCTGGCACCTCCGCGAGGTGATTGGCGGCGATCCCAGGCGCTTCCGCCGCGTCGTCTTCAACGAAATCACGCGCCGGGCCATTCAGGACGCTTTCGCCAGCCCCGGCGACATCGACCAGAATCGCGTCAACGCCCAGCAGGCGCGCCGGTTCCTCGACCGTGTCGTCGGCTTCGAGGTCTCGCCGCTCCTTTGGGCGAAGGTGGCGCGCGGGCTATCGGCCGGGCGCGTGCAATCGGTCGCGGTCCGCCTGGTGGTGGAGCGCGAGCGGGAGATCCGGGCGTTCGAGCCGGAGGAATACTGGGAGGTCTTCGCCGACCTGATGCGGGCGGGCGAGAAGGAAGTCTGCCG
Encoded proteins:
- the dprA gene encoding DNA-protecting protein DprA, translated to MDMTRGANLVATVVLSLFLTRTRLRKALLTHATEDGSAALSGDQRRGVDLAGLTEQLPRLPGPLAREREACRKQAVRFLETAAAGGFVPVTWDDPAFPAHLTALEDRPAVLWLRGDRSALDRPAVAIVGSRRASPYAVQVAEQLAAEVSRHGVTVVSGLARGVDAAAHRGALAGPGSTVAVVGSGVDVVYPSEHAALADRIAGTAGSAVVSELPPGTPPLRHHFPRRNRLISGMSRGVVIVEATFRSGSLITARCAAEQGRDVMAVPGNVLSGRSRGAHALIRDGAKIVETADDILEELGMPAVAADEAQAATRSAEGQPFARGLDPVLGRMDPGEAYSVDELAEQSGMDGVALLRKLTDLEIEGRVLRVANGRFVRTPDRMLT
- a CDS encoding tetratricopeptide repeat protein, yielding MRRKGRIVPRDRHEAARCRGLEKPDRLFSAGFPLPGQWPWQPGQLLGEAGEIDATALIARQRGASVLRGVRQQGLAQTGARQKERQNDRCDEVGAPCHVHSVGARSLPGRNVSAAACPPPRSGRRLYLQPAAIGRYIRSGASFGGCVLVRIDALGTMKAFLTLALLLALTPAAIADERDDATAQVEFGIAVARAGLWEEAEYRWKRATDIDPSYAAAWNNLGIAYEQKGEFDEALDAYERALDLEPDNINIQQNYDLFREIHDRILEGDR